From Haloarcula rubripromontorii, the proteins below share one genomic window:
- a CDS encoding DUF7511 domain-containing protein: MSLTPDGAGSATTERPQAPHELSMTVVEYTSEPDRCTVSPRGLSGVAKLSTWMTVDTEVVVGLAAMR, translated from the coding sequence ATGAGCCTCACCCCGGACGGTGCAGGGAGCGCAACCACCGAGCGACCGCAGGCCCCGCACGAACTGTCGATGACCGTGGTTGAGTACACCAGTGAACCGGACCGGTGCACCGTGTCACCGCGCGGGCTCTCCGGCGTCGCCAAGCTGTCGACGTGGATGACCGTCGATACGGAGGTCGTTGTCGGCCTAGCTGCGATGCGGTGA
- a CDS encoding DUF7838 family putative zinc beta-ribbon protein: MSLELEHYCPECEEYRDFWKVASTTMHLGTKVKWHCPECDYGFVRIDGEVDTGQAA; this comes from the coding sequence ATGAGCCTCGAACTCGAACACTACTGTCCCGAATGCGAAGAGTACCGCGATTTCTGGAAGGTCGCGAGCACGACGATGCATCTGGGGACCAAGGTCAAGTGGCACTGCCCGGAATGTGACTACGGGTTCGTCCGCATCGACGGCGAAGTCGACACTGGACAGGCAGCATAG
- the msrA gene encoding peptide-methionine (S)-S-oxide reductase MsrA, translated as MTPSAYEPTHPTALAVDAELPGPAATATATFGMGCFWGPDARFGAIPGVVRTRVGYAGGTEPDPSYYSLGDHTEVVQVEYDPDAVSYRALLDVVWANHDPFSAPHKRQYRGVVLVHDDRQREVAQQTREELESRTGKSVETAIEGLDRFYLAEGYHQKYELRSTPVVADELEDIYGDAFVDSTVAARLNGFVAGHGEDDERDALFAELDLSPAALSEVRRRL; from the coding sequence ATGACTCCGAGTGCGTACGAGCCGACCCATCCCACAGCACTGGCTGTCGATGCCGAGTTACCGGGGCCGGCGGCGACAGCAACGGCGACGTTCGGCATGGGCTGTTTCTGGGGTCCGGATGCCCGCTTCGGTGCGATACCGGGTGTGGTCAGGACGCGAGTGGGCTACGCCGGCGGGACCGAGCCGGACCCCAGTTACTACTCGCTGGGCGACCATACCGAGGTCGTGCAGGTCGAGTACGACCCCGACGCGGTGAGTTACCGGGCGCTTCTGGACGTGGTCTGGGCGAACCACGACCCGTTCTCGGCCCCGCACAAGCGCCAGTACCGCGGCGTCGTGCTGGTCCACGACGACCGTCAGCGCGAGGTCGCCCAGCAGACACGCGAGGAACTGGAATCGCGGACTGGGAAGTCCGTCGAGACGGCAATCGAAGGTCTCGATCGGTTCTATCTGGCGGAGGGGTATCACCAGAAGTACGAACTCCGCTCGACGCCAGTGGTCGCCGACGAACTCGAAGATATCTACGGCGATGCGTTCGTCGATTCGACGGTCGCCGCTCGGCTCAACGGCTTTGTCGCGGGTCACGGCGAGGACGACGAACGCGACGCGCTGTTTGCCGAGTTGGATCTCTCACCGGCTGCGCTCTCCGAGGTTCGCCGTCGGCTCTGA
- a CDS encoding cob(I)yrinic acid a,c-diamide adenosyltransferase has product MTIYTGRGDQGQTDLRNMERVSKDSRRIEAYGTVDEVNALVGVVRPTGHDDIDEKLRVIQNHLHIVQADFANPSPEEDDPRIQESHVETLEDLIDEADSELDPLESFILPSGSEPGAKLHHARAVCRRAERRCVSFAAEEAGVNETAIIYLNRLSDALFTLARLVNKREGIREENPEY; this is encoded by the coding sequence ATGACTATCTATACCGGTCGCGGCGATCAGGGCCAGACAGACCTCCGGAACATGGAGCGGGTATCGAAGGACAGCCGCCGTATCGAGGCGTACGGCACCGTCGACGAGGTGAACGCGCTGGTCGGCGTCGTCAGGCCGACCGGTCACGACGACATCGATGAAAAGCTCCGGGTCATCCAGAACCATCTCCACATCGTTCAGGCCGACTTCGCCAACCCCAGCCCGGAGGAGGACGACCCGCGGATACAGGAGTCCCACGTCGAGACGCTCGAAGATCTCATCGACGAGGCCGATTCGGAGCTGGACCCGCTCGAATCGTTCATCCTTCCCTCCGGGTCGGAGCCGGGGGCGAAGCTCCACCACGCCCGCGCGGTCTGTCGCCGCGCCGAGCGCCGCTGCGTCTCCTTTGCCGCCGAGGAGGCCGGCGTCAACGAGACGGCCATCATCTACCTGAACCGCCTCTCCGACGCGCTGTTTACCCTCGCCCGTCTCGTCAACAAGCGCGAGGGCATCCGCGAGGAGAACCCCGAGTACTGA
- the mvaD gene encoding phosphomevalonate decarboxylase MvaD, with translation MKATAKAHPIQGLVKYHGMRDEELRLPYHDSISVCTAPSHSKTTAAFDPDREEDVYVIDGEEVTGRGAERIDAVVDHVRDLAGIDHGVRFESANNFPTNIGFGSSSSGFAAAAMALVEAAGLDMTRPEISTVARRGSSSAARAVTGAFSHLRTGMNDKDCRSERIETDLEDDLRIVAGMVPSYKETEEAHKEAAESHMFESRMAHIHGQISDMRDALYDGDFDAVFDLAEKDSLSLAAATMTGPAGWVYWQPRTIEIFNAVRELRNDEDVPVYFSVDTGASVYINTTEEYVDRVEATVADCGVDTRVWDVGGPAQILDEDKALF, from the coding sequence ATGAAAGCGACCGCGAAGGCACATCCGATTCAGGGGCTGGTCAAGTACCACGGGATGCGCGACGAGGAACTGCGACTGCCGTACCACGACAGCATCTCCGTCTGTACCGCGCCGAGCCACTCGAAGACGACAGCCGCCTTCGATCCGGACCGTGAGGAAGACGTGTACGTCATCGACGGCGAGGAAGTCACTGGCCGCGGGGCCGAGCGTATCGACGCCGTCGTGGACCACGTCCGCGACCTCGCTGGCATTGACCATGGCGTCCGCTTCGAGTCGGCGAACAACTTCCCGACGAACATCGGCTTTGGCTCCTCCTCGTCGGGCTTTGCCGCCGCGGCGATGGCGCTCGTCGAGGCGGCAGGCCTCGACATGACGCGACCTGAGATCTCGACGGTCGCGCGCCGCGGGTCCTCGTCGGCCGCTCGCGCGGTGACCGGCGCGTTCTCGCACTTGCGGACCGGGATGAACGACAAAGACTGCCGGAGCGAGCGCATCGAGACGGACCTCGAAGACGACCTGCGCATCGTCGCCGGCATGGTTCCATCCTACAAGGAAACCGAGGAAGCCCACAAGGAGGCGGCCGAAAGCCACATGTTCGAGTCGCGGATGGCCCACATCCACGGTCAGATTTCGGACATGCGCGACGCGCTGTACGACGGCGATTTCGACGCCGTCTTCGACCTCGCAGAGAAGGACTCGCTCTCGCTGGCTGCCGCAACGATGACCGGGCCGGCCGGCTGGGTGTACTGGCAGCCCCGCACCATCGAGATATTCAACGCGGTCCGGGAACTCCGGAACGATGAGGACGTGCCGGTGTACTTCTCCGTCGACACGGGCGCGAGCGTCTACATCAACACCACCGAGGAGTACGTCGACCGCGTCGAAGCGACGGTCGCCGACTGCGGCGTCGACACCCGCGTTTGGGATGTTGGCGGCCCCGCACAGATTCTCGACGAGGACAAGGCGCTGTTCTGA
- a CDS encoding PAS domain S-box protein translates to MDDGAELLVGELFASLAEEGRTETREALLEVYQDSAVREREALSRTLLSELLALLDARLDRDAEVEILANSVGSLVERFSAIVQSIPAAVVVIDADRSIQFWSDGAERLFGWSENRVTGHSYAETLAESPATLDSLLSSLVAGESLTGVESSHRHANGSTLDVQLWGAPLTGESTDGASLFVTDISEQKQREQRLMVLNRLFRHNIRNDVTVIRGHLDLLSDERQSEHIDIIADRIEDIRSLSEAAHQIEQLQHSDETERRTFDPSALLCDRIGRLRTEQATLALRQDVRVEGRVVGHELLPYALDNVLDNAVEHNDAETPRIDVTAEPVNGSDRVVFRIADNGPGLPDTEQSVLTTGTETPLAHSTGTGLWLTQWIVRESDGSTSVSESRFGGTEVEIRLRRPVD, encoded by the coding sequence ATGGACGACGGTGCCGAGTTACTTGTCGGCGAACTGTTTGCGTCCCTTGCTGAAGAGGGACGGACAGAGACGCGTGAAGCGTTGCTGGAAGTGTATCAAGATAGCGCGGTCCGAGAGCGGGAAGCGCTTTCGCGGACGTTGCTGTCTGAACTACTGGCGCTGTTAGACGCCCGACTCGACCGCGATGCGGAAGTCGAGATACTGGCGAACTCGGTCGGCTCGCTGGTCGAACGGTTTTCAGCTATCGTGCAGTCAATCCCTGCCGCGGTGGTCGTGATCGACGCGGACAGGTCGATTCAGTTCTGGAGCGACGGTGCCGAGCGACTGTTCGGCTGGAGCGAAAATCGAGTGACCGGCCATTCGTACGCCGAGACGCTTGCAGAGTCGCCAGCGACACTCGACAGCCTGCTTTCATCTCTCGTCGCCGGGGAGTCGCTCACCGGCGTTGAATCCTCCCACCGGCACGCCAACGGGTCGACACTCGACGTTCAGTTGTGGGGCGCACCCCTCACCGGCGAGAGTACAGACGGTGCGTCGTTGTTTGTCACCGACATCTCGGAGCAGAAACAGCGAGAGCAGCGACTCATGGTCCTCAACCGCCTGTTTCGGCATAATATCCGCAACGACGTGACCGTCATCCGCGGGCATCTGGACCTGCTCAGTGACGAACGCCAGAGTGAGCATATCGATATCATCGCGGACCGTATCGAAGATATCCGTAGTCTGAGCGAGGCTGCACACCAGATTGAGCAACTGCAACACAGCGACGAGACGGAACGACGGACCTTCGACCCAAGCGCGCTGCTCTGTGACCGGATCGGCCGTCTGCGGACCGAGCAAGCGACCCTTGCCCTTCGGCAAGACGTGCGCGTCGAAGGCCGCGTTGTCGGTCACGAACTGCTGCCGTATGCGCTCGACAACGTCCTTGACAACGCAGTCGAACACAACGACGCCGAGACGCCCCGTATCGATGTGACTGCCGAGCCAGTGAACGGAAGCGACCGCGTCGTCTTCCGAATAGCTGACAACGGCCCGGGGCTTCCTGATACGGAACAGTCGGTCCTCACAACTGGAACAGAGACGCCACTCGCACACAGCACGGGCACAGGGCTGTGGCTCACACAGTGGATCGTCCGGGAGTCGGATGGGTCAACCTCGGTTTCGGAAAGTCGGTTCGGCGGGACCGAAGTCGAGATCCGCCTCCGGCGGCCAGTCGACTAA
- a CDS encoding NAD(P)/FAD-dependent oxidoreductase, with protein MRVAVLGAGYAGLTLARKLQQTLPDTASLVVVDEQSEHLVQHELHRVVRRPSLADEITVDLDAVLDCEIRQATVTDVDPDAGVATLDESETLSYDVGAVCLGAQTAFYDLPGVREHATPLKRLDDAREIRERFHDRSDGDRVVVGGAGLSGVQVAGELAEMREGSDIEVLLLEQEDAVAPSFPPSFQSAVHDALVDAGVTVRTGTGVAAAESGGISLEDGSDLPMDQFVWTGGIEGSPALDSDRPVVRADLRLGESTFAVGDAARVVDSDGEAVPASAAAAIREARVAADNIGTLVERSQGSHGEFQPRLTQYQFNVPGWLVSVGDDAVAKVGPSVLTGGAALALKTTVGAGYLGTVGAVQNAVDLVSEELDLHDEKPESE; from the coding sequence ATGCGCGTCGCCGTTCTCGGAGCCGGATACGCCGGGCTCACGCTCGCCAGAAAGCTCCAACAGACACTCCCCGATACCGCCTCACTGGTCGTCGTCGACGAACAGTCCGAGCATCTCGTTCAGCACGAACTCCACCGGGTCGTCCGGCGGCCGTCGCTGGCCGACGAAATTACCGTCGACCTCGACGCCGTTCTGGACTGTGAAATCCGGCAGGCGACGGTCACCGATGTCGACCCGGATGCCGGCGTTGCGACGCTGGACGAGTCGGAGACGCTGTCCTACGACGTGGGGGCGGTGTGTCTCGGCGCGCAGACGGCGTTCTATGACCTCCCGGGCGTGCGCGAACACGCGACGCCACTGAAGCGCCTCGACGACGCGCGCGAGATTCGCGAGCGGTTCCACGACCGCAGTGACGGCGACCGCGTGGTCGTCGGCGGCGCTGGCCTGTCGGGCGTGCAGGTGGCTGGCGAACTGGCCGAGATGCGCGAGGGCAGTGATATCGAGGTCCTCCTGCTCGAACAGGAAGACGCCGTGGCACCGTCGTTCCCGCCGTCGTTCCAGTCGGCGGTCCACGACGCGCTGGTCGACGCCGGCGTGACAGTCAGGACTGGGACCGGCGTGGCTGCAGCCGAATCCGGCGGCATTTCGCTCGAGGACGGCTCGGACCTGCCGATGGACCAGTTCGTCTGGACCGGCGGTATCGAGGGGTCGCCGGCGCTCGATTCCGACCGGCCCGTCGTCCGGGCGGACCTCCGACTCGGCGAATCCACCTTCGCGGTCGGCGACGCCGCCCGGGTCGTCGACAGCGACGGCGAGGCCGTGCCGGCGAGCGCGGCGGCGGCTATCCGCGAGGCCCGCGTCGCCGCTGACAACATCGGAACACTCGTCGAACGGTCACAGGGAAGCCACGGCGAGTTCCAGCCCCGACTGACCCAGTACCAGTTCAACGTGCCGGGCTGGCTCGTCTCGGTCGGCGACGACGCCGTGGCGAAGGTCGGCCCCTCCGTCCTCACCGGCGGGGCCGCGCTGGCCCTCAAGACAACCGTCGGCGCGGGCTATCTGGGAACGGTGGGTGCCGTCCAGAACGCGGTCGATCTCGTCAGCGAGGAACTGGACCTCCACGACGAGAAGCCGGAGAGTGAGTAA
- a CDS encoding RPA12/RPB9/RPC11 RNA polymerase family protein, with product MQFCDECGSVMHTEGDSWVCRSCENETPRDSQAEAAMATQDAQRDDGAPAVADATRDATETMQEPCPADDCDSDRAYYEMLPKPGGSYEVRLFTCVDCGHKWRES from the coding sequence ATGCAATTCTGTGACGAGTGTGGGTCGGTAATGCACACAGAGGGCGACAGCTGGGTGTGTCGCTCCTGTGAAAACGAGACGCCCCGGGACTCGCAAGCAGAAGCGGCGATGGCGACCCAAGATGCCCAGCGGGACGACGGGGCACCTGCCGTGGCGGACGCGACACGGGACGCCACCGAGACGATGCAAGAGCCCTGTCCGGCGGACGACTGCGACAGCGACCGGGCCTACTACGAGATGCTGCCGAAGCCGGGCGGCTCCTACGAGGTTCGGCTGTTCACCTGCGTCGACTGCGGCCACAAGTGGCGCGAGTCCTGA
- a CDS encoding chemotaxis protein CheW, whose protein sequence is MSDDERMDRAERIRQMREGNKAETTDDTEETDDASAEGSSDQSGDGGNEETPVGAADAEPSAPQSDDAPDEAATDGQAPDDGDSDANAAGATTAQSDTDAMAAAQRAAEASAQMTGENVDAGVADQPTDDLSASASPMQGPTGVELPDQELIEEAMASDNTATTEGGARAAAIDDDATQTEELVRVLEFALGDEYYCLDIDYVEEIVKRETVTRVPNTEDYVEGVVDLRGQITTILNPKEMMDIDSDGTENLIVVFDAGVFEEQGAMGWIVDEVRQVVPVAESEVNTAPVDGDYINGVVDRDDEDEFVIWIEPDDVLGNATADGED, encoded by the coding sequence ATGAGTGACGACGAACGTATGGACAGGGCGGAGCGCATCCGACAGATGCGCGAGGGGAACAAGGCAGAGACTACCGACGACACCGAGGAGACGGACGATGCCTCCGCGGAGGGGTCCAGTGACCAGTCCGGCGACGGTGGAAACGAGGAGACGCCGGTCGGGGCCGCTGACGCGGAACCGTCGGCCCCACAGAGCGACGACGCGCCTGACGAAGCGGCGACCGATGGACAGGCTCCTGACGACGGCGACAGTGACGCGAACGCTGCTGGCGCAACCACTGCCCAGAGCGATACTGACGCGATGGCCGCCGCACAGCGAGCGGCAGAGGCCTCCGCACAGATGACCGGTGAGAACGTCGACGCCGGTGTTGCCGACCAGCCGACGGATGACCTTTCGGCGTCGGCCAGCCCGATGCAGGGACCGACCGGCGTCGAGTTGCCGGACCAGGAACTCATCGAGGAGGCGATGGCGTCGGACAACACCGCCACGACCGAGGGTGGCGCTCGCGCCGCGGCTATCGACGACGACGCGACCCAGACAGAGGAACTGGTCCGGGTACTCGAATTCGCGCTCGGCGACGAGTACTACTGTCTCGACATCGACTACGTCGAGGAGATTGTCAAGCGCGAAACAGTCACTCGCGTCCCTAATACCGAGGACTACGTCGAGGGCGTCGTCGACCTCCGGGGCCAGATCACCACGATCCTCAACCCCAAGGAGATGATGGACATCGACAGCGATGGGACCGAGAACCTCATCGTCGTCTTCGACGCAGGCGTGTTCGAGGAACAGGGTGCGATGGGCTGGATCGTCGACGAGGTCCGGCAGGTCGTCCCCGTCGCCGAGTCTGAAGTGAACACCGCCCCGGTCGACGGCGATTACATCAACGGCGTCGTCGACCGCGATGACGAGGACGAGTTCGTTATCTGGATCGAACCCGACGACGTGCTCGGGAACGCAACCGCGGACGGCGAGGACTGA
- a CDS encoding ParA family protein: MMNRQSETGPARFCVTNAKGGTGKTTVAINVAGALNDRGRDVLFIDLDPQGNATEGVGLVEAYDADPPTLFDALTGDPSALGELICEGEEMDVIPSSIDMLQAEHELTIADLIARVNTQGGDIDQGALASFAINITPEMVTGSHALDTLDRALSTLETEYDYVIIDCPPFYGKLTDTGMYAAQNVLIPALTEATSERAIELLMDQMAAMERQTDASINTLGVVANRVETTSEDETMLEWFNMAFPDSPVWEVRKRVALQRAFSAGQSIFATEESCDMAAVFEDIAAELDKQFGFTDTEVPA; this comes from the coding sequence ATGATGAACCGGCAATCAGAAACCGGTCCAGCCCGCTTCTGTGTGACGAACGCGAAAGGTGGGACCGGAAAGACGACAGTTGCTATCAACGTAGCCGGTGCACTGAACGACCGCGGCCGGGACGTCCTCTTTATTGACCTCGACCCACAGGGCAACGCCACGGAAGGCGTCGGTCTCGTCGAGGCGTACGACGCCGACCCGCCGACGCTGTTCGACGCACTGACCGGCGACCCATCGGCGCTGGGTGAGCTTATCTGCGAGGGCGAGGAGATGGACGTGATCCCCTCCAGCATCGACATGCTCCAGGCCGAGCACGAACTGACCATCGCCGACCTCATCGCCCGGGTCAACACCCAGGGCGGGGATATCGACCAGGGCGCGCTGGCCTCGTTCGCTATTAACATCACACCGGAGATGGTGACGGGGTCACACGCGCTCGACACGCTCGACCGGGCGCTGTCGACGCTTGAGACCGAGTACGACTACGTTATCATCGACTGTCCGCCGTTCTACGGGAAGCTGACTGACACCGGCATGTACGCCGCACAGAACGTCCTCATTCCCGCACTGACCGAAGCGACCTCCGAGCGGGCCATCGAACTGCTGATGGACCAGATGGCCGCGATGGAGCGCCAGACCGACGCGTCGATCAACACGCTCGGCGTCGTCGCCAACCGGGTTGAAACGACATCCGAAGACGAGACGATGCTCGAATGGTTCAACATGGCGTTCCCGGACAGTCCCGTCTGGGAGGTCCGCAAGCGGGTGGCGCTGCAGCGCGCGTTCAGCGCCGGCCAGTCTATCTTCGCGACAGAGGAATCGTGTGACATGGCGGCTGTCTTCGAGGACATCGCCGCAGAACTCGACAAGCAGTTCGGCTTTACCGACACAGAGGTACCAGCATGA
- a CDS encoding FlaD/FlaE family flagellar protein has product MTINPRDYDLDELRKMARQRGNGMGDEDVPDPTDLDMGLDDSDEEVLAGSSFRSGLYRELLPFLGGDAQEKPYLETLPETYAAEFVVFEWLEFLLMHSGYQGADEALDYYRSIDWITEAVQDDLSDYLLGIDESATNDDNELSVDDHMLSLVYIAKLTAMT; this is encoded by the coding sequence ATGACCATCAACCCGCGTGATTACGACCTCGACGAGTTACGGAAGATGGCTCGTCAGCGGGGCAACGGGATGGGCGACGAGGACGTCCCGGACCCGACAGACCTGGACATGGGGCTTGACGACTCCGATGAAGAGGTGCTTGCGGGGAGTTCGTTCCGCTCCGGGCTGTACCGTGAACTGTTGCCGTTCCTCGGTGGTGACGCACAGGAGAAACCCTATCTCGAAACACTACCCGAGACCTACGCCGCGGAGTTCGTGGTCTTCGAGTGGCTCGAGTTCCTGCTGATGCATTCCGGGTATCAGGGGGCCGACGAAGCGCTCGATTACTACCGCTCCATCGACTGGATAACTGAGGCCGTCCAGGACGACCTCTCGGATTACCTGCTCGGCATCGACGAGTCCGCGACCAACGACGACAACGAGCTGAGCGTCGACGACCACATGCTGAGCCTCGTCTACATCGCGAAGCTCACCGCGATGACGTAA
- a CDS encoding rod shape-determining protein: MSDEDADDDTGSESDAGVSSSGAAAVPVGVKLGSTRTVIALPGEHGTENRIIKTLTCMATYEDALTGEEKILYGEEAAREYPDRVEYMLRSGLPEDADRADMTKTFFEAIIEEHDIPANSGVVYAIPTIDNPTGLENLQNVIENSSIGLELVESYPESLCGSIPAFGDDLEAIDEIFVAVNMGSTNLEASAYRRGEQLSPFTTGAVTGNEVDRMIANYVEEETQGRVNIDNQTAREYKEEHADFVDFEPFTDIIQQPGGGSHEFTIERSVMDAVNEYLDDAVDELANTFLPELANDYMKVYQLALDRPIAITGGMACIPGIVDEFEERLSAELNRDIEVIAADEPDVAPTIGAQRIAARLVETN, from the coding sequence ATGAGTGACGAGGATGCGGACGACGACACCGGGTCCGAATCGGACGCCGGTGTGTCGTCAAGCGGCGCTGCCGCTGTTCCGGTCGGGGTCAAGCTCGGGAGTACCCGGACCGTCATTGCCCTGCCGGGCGAACACGGCACGGAGAACCGAATCATCAAGACACTGACGTGCATGGCGACGTACGAGGACGCCCTGACCGGCGAGGAGAAAATCCTCTACGGCGAGGAAGCCGCCCGCGAGTATCCGGACCGCGTCGAGTACATGCTCCGGTCTGGATTGCCCGAGGACGCCGACCGGGCCGATATGACCAAGACGTTCTTCGAGGCGATCATCGAGGAACACGACATCCCGGCAAACAGCGGCGTCGTGTACGCTATTCCGACCATCGACAATCCGACTGGGCTGGAGAACCTCCAGAACGTCATCGAGAACTCCTCCATCGGGCTGGAACTCGTCGAGAGCTATCCAGAGTCACTGTGTGGCTCCATCCCGGCCTTCGGCGACGACCTCGAAGCCATCGACGAGATCTTCGTCGCTGTCAACATGGGGTCGACGAACCTCGAAGCCTCCGCGTATCGCCGCGGCGAGCAACTCTCGCCGTTCACGACGGGCGCAGTGACCGGGAACGAAGTCGACCGGATGATCGCCAACTACGTCGAAGAAGAAACGCAGGGCCGTGTCAACATCGACAACCAGACTGCTCGCGAATACAAGGAGGAACACGCCGACTTCGTCGATTTCGAGCCGTTCACGGACATCATCCAGCAGCCCGGCGGCGGCTCACACGAGTTCACCATCGAGCGCTCTGTGATGGACGCGGTCAACGAGTACCTCGACGACGCCGTCGACGAACTGGCGAACACGTTCCTGCCGGAACTGGCAAACGACTACATGAAGGTGTACCAGCTAGCACTGGACCGGCCGATCGCCATCACCGGCGGCATGGCCTGCATTCCCGGTATCGTCGACGAGTTCGAGGAGCGACTCAGCGCGGAACTGAACCGCGACATCGAGGTCATCGCCGCCGACGAACCGGACGTCGCACCAACCATCGGCGCACAGCGGATCGCGGCGCGTCTCGTCGAGACTAACTAG